A genomic segment from Truepera sp. encodes:
- a CDS encoding catalase: MDDNKKHKASVKGHDRLRSSGEASTDSTLTTRQGHPVTNNQAQRTIGSRGPATLENYQFLEKISHFDRERVPERVVHARGFVAYGEFEATGKIGDEPAAKYTRAKLFQEQGKKTPLAVRFSTVIGGRDSSEVARDPRGFAVKFYTEDGNWDLVGNNLAIFFIRDAIKFPDVIHSLKPDPVTFRQEPNRIFDFMSQSPESMHMLTHLFSPRGIPAGYRHMEGFGVNTYKLVNAQGQTVLVKYHWHPRQGVVSLTQAEAEKVQGKELGSASKDLYEAIELGHYPQWDFFVQIMDDHDHPELDWDPLDDTKIWPEDQFPLRHVGVMTLNRNVEDFHDENEQIAMGTGVLVDGLDFSDDKMLVGRTFSYSDTQRYRVGSNYLQLPVNQPKGVNGRVHTHLTGGPMSYGRDLAPGQNPHVNYEPSIHGGLHEAQEAGPDDQPEVRGKVTRAIIERRNDYVQARGRYDTMLQWERDDLVHNMIDNLSQCERDVQERMLWHFFLIHDDYGKRVSQGLNMSAADVKHLELLPGQILTEEDERRRQKLGENGDVIDPKRWGKWTSSVENRAGTAEEVLAGKIASAERAEASH, translated from the coding sequence ATGGACGACAACAAGAAGCACAAGGCGTCGGTCAAAGGTCACGACAGGCTACGTTCGAGCGGTGAAGCAAGCACCGACTCCACGTTGACCACGCGTCAAGGGCATCCGGTCACCAACAATCAAGCTCAACGCACGATTGGCAGCCGGGGACCGGCGACGTTGGAGAACTACCAGTTCCTCGAGAAGATCAGCCACTTCGACCGGGAGCGCGTGCCCGAACGCGTGGTGCACGCCCGCGGCTTCGTCGCTTACGGCGAGTTCGAGGCCACCGGCAAGATCGGTGACGAACCTGCGGCCAAGTACACCCGCGCCAAGCTGTTCCAGGAGCAGGGGAAGAAGACGCCGCTGGCCGTCCGCTTCTCGACGGTCATCGGCGGCCGCGACTCGTCCGAGGTCGCGCGCGACCCCCGGGGCTTCGCCGTCAAGTTCTATACCGAGGACGGGAACTGGGACCTCGTCGGGAACAACCTCGCGATCTTCTTCATCCGCGACGCCATCAAGTTCCCCGACGTCATCCACTCCCTCAAGCCCGATCCGGTGACCTTCCGCCAGGAGCCGAACCGCATCTTCGACTTCATGAGCCAGTCGCCCGAGTCGATGCACATGCTGACGCACCTGTTCAGCCCGCGGGGCATCCCCGCCGGCTACCGTCACATGGAGGGCTTCGGGGTGAACACCTACAAGCTGGTGAACGCCCAGGGGCAGACCGTGCTGGTCAAGTACCACTGGCACCCGCGTCAGGGCGTCGTGAGCCTCACCCAGGCCGAGGCGGAGAAGGTCCAGGGCAAGGAACTCGGCTCGGCCTCGAAGGACCTGTACGAGGCGATCGAGCTGGGGCACTACCCGCAGTGGGACTTCTTCGTCCAGATAATGGACGACCACGACCACCCGGAGCTCGACTGGGACCCCTTGGACGACACGAAGATCTGGCCGGAGGATCAGTTCCCGCTGCGCCACGTGGGGGTCATGACCCTCAACCGCAACGTCGAGGACTTCCATGACGAGAACGAACAGATCGCCATGGGTACGGGTGTGCTGGTCGACGGCCTCGACTTCTCCGACGACAAGATGCTGGTGGGCCGCACGTTCTCCTACTCGGACACGCAGCGCTACCGGGTGGGTAGCAACTACCTGCAGTTGCCCGTTAACCAGCCAAAGGGCGTTAACGGCCGGGTGCATACGCATCTGACGGGTGGACCCATGTCCTACGGCCGTGATCTGGCGCCGGGGCAGAATCCCCACGTGAACTACGAACCGTCGATTCACGGGGGCCTGCACGAGGCGCAAGAGGCGGGGCCCGACGACCAACCCGAGGTGCGCGGCAAGGTGACGCGCGCCATCATCGAGCGCCGCAACGACTACGTGCAGGCGCGCGGGCGCTACGACACCATGCTGCAGTGGGAGCGCGACGACCTGGTGCACAACATGATCGACAACCTCTCCCAGTGCGAGCGCGACGTGCAGGAGCGCATGTTGTGGCACTTCTTCCTGATCCACGACGACTACGGCAAGCGCGTGAGCCAGGGCCTGAACATGTCGGCCGCCGACGTGAAGCACCTCGAGTTGCTGCCCGGCCAGATCCTTACCGAGGAGGACGAACGCCGTCGTCAGAAGCTTGGCGAGAACGGTGACGTGATCGATCCCAAGCGGTGGGGGAAGTGGACGAGCTCGGTGGAGAACCGCGCCGGCACCGCGGAGGAAGTGCTCGCGGGCAAGATCGCTTCCGCCGAGCGGGCAGAAGCAAGCCACTAG
- a CDS encoding MerR family transcriptional regulator has protein sequence MFTIKEAAERAKLSPDLLRAWERRYGVVSPTRSASGYRLYSATDIERLARMRRLVAGGYRPLEAALHLDSHDPGPASRAVDGGGGAATVKTHATEATPGADRALVDAAAALDPAALREFFDGLGALGSFEAAVTARLFPALRALGEAWADGTVSVAGEHMAAAAALRWLGLQYEAAARDSPRPRVLVGLPPGSHHELGALAHAVALRRHGLDVLYLGKNLPVEDWITATSNTGARLVLVGVALEADVIPASRVAGALRAAVTATSVSFGGAAAGAERLRAFGDELPADFALAAAKVDEILGGGQ, from the coding sequence ATGTTCACTATCAAGGAAGCAGCCGAGCGAGCGAAACTCAGCCCCGACCTGCTCAGGGCGTGGGAGCGGCGCTACGGCGTGGTGAGCCCAACGCGCTCCGCGAGCGGCTACCGCCTCTATAGCGCCACCGACATCGAGCGACTGGCGCGCATGCGGCGACTCGTCGCCGGCGGCTACAGGCCCCTGGAGGCGGCGCTCCACCTCGACTCACATGATCCAGGGCCGGCCTCCCGGGCAGTGGACGGCGGAGGCGGAGCGGCAACCGTGAAGACCCACGCCACCGAGGCCACACCGGGGGCAGATAGAGCGCTCGTGGATGCGGCCGCAGCCTTGGACCCTGCAGCCCTTCGGGAGTTCTTCGACGGGCTGGGCGCGCTTGGGTCGTTCGAAGCCGCAGTGACCGCCCGGCTGTTTCCGGCCTTGCGCGCCCTGGGAGAGGCGTGGGCGGACGGCACCGTCTCGGTCGCGGGCGAGCACATGGCCGCCGCGGCGGCGTTGCGCTGGCTCGGCCTTCAGTACGAGGCCGCAGCGCGAGACTCGCCCCGGCCCCGGGTCCTCGTCGGGCTTCCGCCCGGGTCTCACCACGAGCTCGGCGCCCTTGCCCACGCCGTTGCACTGAGGCGTCACGGGCTGGATGTTCTGTACCTGGGGAAGAACCTGCCGGTGGAGGACTGGATAACTGCGACGAGCAACACGGGCGCACGACTCGTGCTCGTCGGGGTGGCGCTCGAGGCCGACGTGATCCCCGCCTCGAGAGTGGCCGGCGCCTTAAGGGCGGCGGTGACCGCTACGAGCGTGTCGTTCGGGGGTGCCGCGGCCGGCGCAGAGAGACTACGCGCGTTCGGAGATGAGTTGCCGGCCGACTTCGCCCTGGCAGCCGCCAAGGTCGACGAGATCCTCGGCGGGGGACAGTAG
- a CDS encoding DUF378 domain-containing protein has protein sequence MRTVKLISLLLVIIGALNWLLVGLFGFDLVAAVTGDSFGQKNAISSIIYTLVGLAGIVMLPSLFGGAETSSGTGVHARSRV, from the coding sequence ATGCGTACCGTCAAGCTGATCTCGCTGCTGCTCGTGATAATAGGCGCCCTCAACTGGCTGCTCGTCGGCCTCTTCGGCTTCGACCTCGTAGCCGCCGTCACCGGCGACTCGTTCGGTCAGAAGAACGCCATCTCGTCCATCATCTACACCCTCGTCGGGCTCGCCGGGATCGTCATGCTCCCGAGCCTCTTCGGCGGCGCCGAGACCTCGTCCGGCACGGGTGTGCACGCTCGCTCGCGCGTCTGA
- a CDS encoding CsgG/HfaB family protein — translation MLRRPIVALIAVATALLGACAPTTEVTAGPAACVSDPIPTVAVVDFQNTSGQGGGVSVVGVEEAATARLITLLKESGCYVIVERSELQTIIEKQGMESLDPVALAKAAGAGYVVTGTVTRATVARPGGSLFGVTLGETKAQIEVDVRATDIVTGEVVVSKKGSGEAMSPNISVSNVPVAGNVSYNDPTVGPLFAEAANSAINQVVAALRAKF, via the coding sequence ATGTTGCGTAGACCCATAGTCGCCCTGATCGCCGTTGCCACCGCCTTGCTCGGTGCTTGCGCCCCCACGACCGAGGTCACCGCCGGACCCGCCGCCTGCGTCTCGGATCCGATACCGACCGTGGCGGTCGTCGACTTCCAGAACACGTCCGGCCAGGGTGGCGGCGTGAGCGTAGTGGGCGTCGAGGAGGCCGCCACCGCGCGCCTCATCACGCTGCTCAAGGAGTCCGGCTGCTACGTGATCGTCGAGCGCAGCGAGCTGCAGACCATCATCGAGAAGCAGGGCATGGAGTCGCTCGACCCCGTCGCCCTGGCCAAGGCGGCCGGCGCAGGTTACGTGGTAACAGGCACCGTCACCCGCGCCACCGTTGCCCGGCCCGGTGGCAGCCTGTTCGGCGTCACCCTGGGCGAGACGAAGGCCCAGATCGAGGTCGACGTGCGCGCCACCGACATCGTGACCGGCGAGGTCGTCGTGTCGAAGAAGGGGTCGGGCGAGGCCATGAGCCCGAACATCAGCGTGAGCAACGTCCCGGTCGCTGGGAACGTCAGCTACAACGACCCGACGGTCGGTCCCCTGTTCGCCGAGGCGGCGAACTCCGCCATCAACCAGGTGGTGGCGGCGCTGCGCGCCAAGTTCTAA
- the aspS gene encoding aspartate--tRNA(Asn) ligase — protein sequence MTSNELEAGSEAFSGAAPGNAVSRVLVRDLAAHDGERVGLQGWILTRRDLGGIRFLLLRDRSGVVQCVLEGIDVPLHESCVRLTGKVVAHAKAPGGYEVQADSLETLSAATLPPPVELSKEEWHANPETLLQYRHVTVRSPKSRAVLKVQAELVRGFRAYLDGQDFTEIFTPKLVSAGAEGGANLFEVDYYGRRAYLAQSPQLYKQIMVAVFERVYETAPVYRAEKSHTHRHLSEYLSLDVELGFIQDENDVMELEEALLKRMLAGVAERCGPELATLGAELPDYEVAFPRIELLVARDLVADRYGHVSGGKDLDPEAERLLGRWAKEEHGSDFVFVTKYPQAARPFYTYPLENGLTRGLDLIFRGVEITSGGQRAHRPEVLEEELRKRNMDPQAFADYLEVFKHGMPPHGGFAIGAERLTALLLGIHNIRFARAFPRDAQRLTP from the coding sequence ATGACCAGCAACGAGTTGGAAGCAGGTTCGGAAGCGTTCTCGGGCGCGGCCCCCGGGAACGCCGTGTCACGGGTGCTGGTCCGTGACCTGGCGGCGCACGACGGCGAACGGGTTGGCCTCCAGGGTTGGATCCTCACGCGCCGCGACCTGGGCGGGATCCGCTTTCTCCTGCTTCGCGACCGCAGTGGCGTCGTGCAGTGCGTGCTCGAGGGCATCGACGTGCCGCTCCACGAGAGCTGCGTGCGCCTGACCGGCAAGGTGGTGGCCCACGCGAAGGCCCCGGGCGGCTACGAGGTGCAGGCCGACTCCCTCGAGACCCTGAGCGCGGCGACGCTGCCGCCCCCCGTCGAGCTTTCCAAGGAGGAGTGGCACGCCAACCCTGAAACGCTGCTCCAGTACCGCCACGTCACGGTCCGCAGCCCCAAGAGCCGCGCGGTCCTCAAGGTGCAGGCCGAGCTGGTACGCGGCTTCCGCGCCTACCTGGACGGCCAGGACTTCACCGAGATCTTCACTCCCAAGCTCGTCTCGGCCGGCGCCGAGGGGGGCGCCAACCTCTTCGAGGTCGACTATTACGGCCGGCGCGCGTACCTGGCGCAGTCGCCGCAGCTCTACAAGCAGATCATGGTGGCGGTGTTCGAACGGGTCTACGAGACGGCGCCCGTTTACCGCGCGGAGAAGAGCCACACGCATCGCCACCTCTCCGAGTACCTGTCGCTCGACGTCGAGCTGGGCTTCATACAGGACGAGAACGACGTGATGGAGCTGGAGGAGGCCCTCCTCAAGAGGATGCTGGCGGGCGTGGCCGAGCGTTGCGGCCCGGAACTCGCCACCCTAGGCGCGGAACTACCGGACTACGAGGTGGCCTTCCCGCGCATCGAACTCCTCGTGGCCCGCGACCTGGTGGCCGACCGTTACGGGCACGTCTCCGGCGGCAAGGACCTCGATCCAGAGGCGGAACGCCTGCTGGGCCGTTGGGCCAAGGAGGAACACGGCTCCGACTTCGTGTTCGTGACCAAGTACCCGCAGGCGGCCAGGCCGTTCTACACCTACCCCCTCGAGAACGGCCTCACCCGCGGGCTGGACCTCATCTTCCGGGGCGTCGAGATCACCTCCGGCGGGCAGCGCGCCCACCGGCCCGAGGTGCTGGAGGAGGAACTCCGCAAGCGCAACATGGACCCCCAGGCCTTCGCCGATTACCTCGAGGTGTTCAAGCACGGCATGCCACCTCACGGGGGCTTCGCCATAGGCGCCGAGAGGCTTACGGCGCTGCTGCTCGGAATCCACAACATCCGCTTCGCGAGGGCCTTCCCGCGAGACGCGCAGCGGCTCACGCCCTGA